The following proteins are co-located in the Kineococcus endophyticus genome:
- a CDS encoding DMT family transporter codes for MTRRAALLFAALGLAWGIPYLLIKIAGEELAPSTLVLARTALAAVVLAPFALARREVREALPALARRWKAVAAYTGFEIVGPWLFLARAEHDLPSSTTAVVISAVPVVGVLVALASRRAEHLGAVGWTGLALGTLGVATLVGFDLQPGQFGAVAELAVVVVGYAIGPAVLARHLGDLPGTAVVLASLVLSALVYVPVVALGPGLPATVPSGGVIASVAVLALVCTAGAFLLLFALVGEIGPVRATAIVYVNPVVAVVAGAVVLGERITATTIAGFALVLAGSYLATRRPASRPDQAAPALTVEA; via the coding sequence GTGACCCGCCGTGCCGCTCTGCTCTTCGCCGCCCTCGGCCTCGCCTGGGGCATCCCGTACCTGCTCATCAAGATCGCCGGCGAGGAGCTGGCCCCGTCCACCCTCGTCCTCGCCCGCACCGCCCTGGCGGCCGTCGTCCTCGCCCCGTTCGCGCTGGCCCGTCGCGAGGTCCGCGAGGCGCTGCCCGCGCTGGCGCGCCGGTGGAAGGCCGTCGCCGCCTACACCGGGTTCGAGATCGTCGGCCCGTGGCTCTTCCTGGCCCGCGCCGAGCACGACCTGCCCAGCTCGACGACGGCCGTCGTCATCTCCGCCGTCCCGGTCGTCGGCGTCCTGGTGGCCCTCGCCTCGCGCCGTGCCGAGCACCTCGGCGCGGTGGGGTGGACCGGGCTCGCCCTCGGCACCCTCGGGGTGGCGACGCTCGTGGGCTTCGACCTGCAGCCCGGGCAGTTCGGGGCCGTCGCCGAGCTCGCCGTCGTCGTCGTGGGCTACGCGATCGGGCCGGCCGTGCTGGCCCGGCACCTCGGCGACCTGCCGGGGACGGCCGTCGTGCTGGCCAGCCTCGTGCTGTCCGCCCTCGTCTACGTGCCGGTCGTCGCCCTCGGTCCGGGCCTGCCGGCGACGGTCCCCTCCGGCGGGGTCATCGCCTCCGTCGCGGTGCTCGCCCTCGTCTGCACCGCAGGGGCGTTCCTGCTGCTCTTCGCCCTCGTCGGCGAGATCGGCCCCGTCCGGGCCACGGCGATCGTCTACGTCAACCCGGTCGTCGCGGTGGTGGCCGGGGCGGTCGTGCTGGGGGAGCGCATCACCGCCACGACGATCGCCGGTTTCGCCCTCGTCCTGGCCGGTTCGTACCTGGCCACCCGCCGTCCCGCGAGCCGTCCCGACCAGGCCGCCCCGGCGCTTACCGTGGAGGCATGA